In Chitinispirillales bacterium ANBcel5, a single genomic region encodes these proteins:
- a CDS encoding YsnF/AvaK domain-containing protein, which yields MLKKKQFLEKYPGAKEGLNAYTQDGEKLGKIIELNDDYLTIEKGFFFPKDFTFRYDDVMEIKESDCIINQKQTELSEWKEKDYKGWTDYEKTNELTVPVKEEELEAVKVARQKGEVRVRKVVHTEMKNFTVPVSKEEVIVERKPVSDETQQLKPEDREFKEGETRIPVREEEVEIRKRPKVKEELKIHKEAHTEEKKVSGEVKKEDVKVEGEDKGKRKAA from the coding sequence ATGCTTAAGAAAAAACAGTTTCTGGAGAAGTATCCAGGAGCAAAAGAGGGATTGAATGCCTACACTCAGGATGGAGAAAAGTTGGGGAAAATAATCGAACTCAATGATGATTATTTAACAATAGAAAAAGGATTTTTCTTCCCCAAAGATTTTACTTTCCGTTATGATGATGTAATGGAAATAAAGGAAAGTGATTGTATAATCAATCAGAAACAAACAGAACTGAGTGAATGGAAAGAAAAGGATTATAAAGGCTGGACTGATTACGAAAAAACTAACGAACTGACTGTTCCGGTTAAGGAAGAGGAGCTTGAAGCAGTTAAGGTTGCCCGTCAAAAAGGCGAGGTAAGGGTGAGAAAAGTGGTTCATACAGAGATGAAAAACTTCACCGTTCCGGTTTCAAAGGAAGAGGTAATTGTTGAGCGCAAACCCGTTAGTGATGAAACGCAACAGCTTAAGCCTGAAGACAGGGAGTTTAAGGAAGGGGAAACAAGAATACCTGTTAGGGAAGAAGAGGTAGAAATACGGAAACGCCCTAAGGTAAAAGAGGAGCTTAAGATTCATAAAGAAGCTCACACTGAAGAGAAAAAGGTAAGTGGTGAGGTGAAAAAAGAGGACGTTAAGGTAGAAGGTGAAGATAAAGGGAAACGCAAAGCTGCTTAA
- a CDS encoding carbon monoxide dehydrogenase beta subunit family protein yields the protein MYQEKYSVVAGPEGFISPAAAMMGVELPDRGQALIEGEITSQDQALSHIAKKLLGAKNPVIFPGPLLLWNWSKTVGKKAALIKELAQECNAKVIPMADYRPKYPKINPEVEINPNHPNITIWHNEIDVCIFVGVHCHYANVALKLIRAGTNCYTIALCAEAGHEDAMVSLRDVDENTIDSLLKTVKAAKTND from the coding sequence ATGTATCAGGAAAAATATAGTGTGGTTGCCGGCCCTGAAGGATTTATATCTCCGGCGGCTGCGATGATGGGAGTTGAGCTGCCTGATCGCGGGCAGGCACTCATTGAAGGAGAAATTACTTCCCAGGACCAGGCGCTGTCACATATCGCCAAAAAACTTCTTGGAGCAAAAAATCCGGTAATCTTTCCAGGCCCCCTGCTTCTTTGGAACTGGTCCAAAACGGTAGGGAAAAAGGCTGCTTTGATAAAAGAACTGGCTCAGGAGTGTAATGCCAAAGTAATACCCATGGCCGATTACAGGCCAAAGTATCCCAAGATTAACCCAGAAGTTGAAATTAACCCCAACCATCCTAATATCACTATCTGGCACAATGAGATAGACGTTTGTATCTTTGTTGGGGTGCACTGTCATTATGCCAACGTAGCATTGAAACTGATCAGGGCTGGAACAAACTGCTACACCATTGCTCTTTGTGCTGAAGCAGGACACGAAGACGCCATGGTCTCCTTAAGGGATGTGGATGAGAATACAATCGACTCTCTTCTTAAAACAGTTAAAGCAGCAAAGACAAACGACTAA